One Leclercia sp. AS011 genomic window carries:
- the pckA gene encoding phosphoenolpyruvate carboxykinase (ATP): MRVNGLTPQDLKAYGINDAHDIVYNPDYDTLYQEELNPALEGYERGILTTTGAIAVDTGIFTGRSPKDKYIVRDDTTRDTLWWADNGKGKNDNKAISPEVWQQLKTLVTQQLSGKRLFIIDAYCGANADTRLSVRFITEVAWQAHFVKNMFIRPTDEELQSFEPDFVVMNGAKCTNPNWKEQGLNSENFVAFNLTERIQLIGGTWYGGEMKKGMFSVMNYLLPLQGIASMHCSANVGEKGDVAVFFGLSGTGKTTLSTDPKRRLIGDDEHGWDDDGVFNFEGGCYAKTIRLSAEAEPDIFQAIRRDALLENVTVRADGSVDFDDASKTENTRVSYPIYHIDNIVKPVSKAGHATKVIFLTADAFGVLPPVSRLTASQTQYHFLSGFTAKLAGTERGVTEPTPTFSACFGAAFLSLHPTQYAEVLVKRMQAAGAQAYLVNTGWNGTGKRISIKDTRAIIDAILNGSLDEAETFTLPMFDLAIPTELPGVDSHILDPRNTYASPEQWQEKATTLAKLFVENFEKYTDTPAGAALVSAGPKL; the protein is encoded by the coding sequence ATGCGTGTTAATGGTTTAACCCCGCAGGATCTCAAGGCTTATGGTATCAACGACGCTCACGATATCGTCTACAACCCCGATTACGATACGCTGTATCAGGAAGAGCTCAATCCAGCACTGGAAGGATACGAACGCGGTATATTGACGACCACCGGCGCTATCGCTGTCGACACCGGTATTTTTACCGGCCGTTCGCCGAAAGATAAGTACATTGTCCGTGACGACACCACCCGCGACACCCTGTGGTGGGCGGATAACGGCAAAGGGAAGAACGACAATAAAGCGATCTCCCCGGAAGTCTGGCAGCAGCTGAAAACCCTCGTCACCCAACAACTCTCCGGCAAGCGTCTGTTCATCATCGATGCTTACTGCGGCGCCAACGCCGACACCCGCCTTTCCGTTCGCTTTATCACCGAAGTCGCCTGGCAGGCGCATTTCGTGAAGAACATGTTCATTCGCCCCACCGATGAAGAGCTGCAGAGCTTCGAACCTGACTTCGTGGTGATGAACGGTGCGAAATGCACCAACCCGAACTGGAAAGAGCAGGGTCTGAACTCAGAAAACTTCGTCGCCTTTAACCTGACGGAGCGTATCCAGCTGATCGGCGGGACCTGGTACGGCGGCGAAATGAAGAAAGGGATGTTCTCGGTGATGAACTACCTGCTGCCGCTCCAGGGCATTGCCTCGATGCACTGCTCGGCGAACGTGGGCGAGAAAGGCGACGTGGCGGTGTTCTTCGGCCTGTCCGGCACCGGTAAAACCACCCTCTCCACCGATCCGAAACGCCGCCTGATCGGCGATGACGAACACGGCTGGGATGATGACGGGGTATTCAACTTCGAAGGCGGCTGCTACGCCAAGACTATTCGTCTGTCGGCAGAAGCGGAGCCGGATATCTTCCAGGCGATCCGCCGCGATGCGCTGCTGGAGAACGTGACGGTGCGTGCCGACGGGTCGGTCGATTTTGACGATGCGTCCAAAACCGAAAACACCCGCGTCAGCTACCCTATCTACCACATCGACAACATTGTTAAGCCGGTGTCGAAAGCAGGCCACGCGACCAAGGTGATCTTCCTCACCGCCGACGCGTTCGGCGTGCTGCCGCCGGTTTCACGCCTGACCGCCAGCCAGACCCAGTATCACTTCCTCTCCGGTTTTACCGCCAAGCTGGCCGGTACCGAGCGCGGCGTGACTGAGCCGACCCCAACCTTCTCCGCCTGCTTCGGCGCAGCCTTCCTGTCGCTGCACCCGACCCAGTACGCCGAAGTGCTGGTGAAACGCATGCAGGCCGCAGGTGCTCAGGCGTATCTGGTGAACACCGGCTGGAACGGCACCGGCAAACGTATCTCCATCAAAGATACCCGCGCCATTATCGACGCCATTCTGAACGGTTCCCTGGACGAAGCGGAAACCTTCACCCTGCCAATGTTCGACCTGGCGATCCCGACCGAACTGCCGGGCGTGGACAGCCATATTCTCGACCCGCGCAACACCTACGCGTCACCGGAGCAGTGGCAGGAAAAAGCCACTACTCTGGCGAAACTGTTCGTGGAAAACTTCGAGAAGTACACCGATACGCCAGCGGGTGCGGCATTGGTGAGTGCGGGGCCTAAGCTGTAG
- the envZ gene encoding two-component system sensor histidine kinase EnvZ, with protein sequence MRRMRFSPRSSFARTLLLIVTLLFVSLVTTYLVVLNFAILPSLQQFNKVLAYEVRMLMTDKLQLEDGTQLVVPPAFRREIYRELGISLYSNEAAEDAGLRWAQHYEFLSQQMAQQLGGPTEVRVEVNKSSPVVWLKTWLSPNIWVRVPLTEIHQGDFSPLFRYTLAIMLLAIGGAWLFIRIQNRPLVDLEHAALQVGKGIIPPPLREYGASEVRSVTRAFNHMAAGVKQLADDRTLLMAGVSHDLRTPLTRIRLATEMMGEEDGYLAESINKDIEECNAIIEQFIDYLRTGQEMPMEIAELNAVLGEVVAAESGYEREIETDLQPGDITVRMHPLSIKRAVANMVVNAARYGNGWIKVSSGSELNRAWFQVEDDGPGIKPEQRKHLFQPFVRGDSARSTSGTGLGLAIVQRIVDNHNGLLEIGTSERGGLSIRAWLPVPFTRGQVKES encoded by the coding sequence ATGAGGCGAATGCGTTTCTCGCCGCGTAGCTCGTTTGCCCGCACTCTGTTACTGATCGTCACCCTGCTGTTTGTCAGCCTGGTGACGACCTACCTTGTGGTGCTGAACTTTGCGATCCTGCCGAGTCTCCAGCAGTTTAATAAGGTCCTGGCCTACGAAGTACGTATGCTGATGACCGATAAACTGCAGCTGGAAGATGGCACGCAGCTGGTGGTGCCACCGGCGTTTCGCCGGGAAATCTACCGTGAGCTGGGGATATCGCTCTATTCCAACGAAGCGGCGGAAGACGCAGGCCTGCGCTGGGCGCAACACTACGAATTCCTCAGCCAGCAGATGGCGCAGCAGCTGGGCGGCCCAACGGAAGTGCGCGTTGAGGTCAACAAAAGCTCGCCGGTAGTCTGGCTGAAAACCTGGCTCTCACCCAACATCTGGGTGCGCGTCCCGCTGACCGAAATCCATCAGGGCGACTTCTCGCCGCTGTTCCGTTACACCCTGGCGATCATGCTGCTGGCGATAGGCGGCGCGTGGCTGTTTATTCGTATCCAGAACCGACCACTGGTCGACCTGGAGCACGCGGCGCTGCAGGTCGGTAAAGGCATTATCCCGCCTCCGCTGCGCGAGTATGGCGCGTCGGAAGTGCGCTCGGTAACCCGGGCGTTCAATCATATGGCGGCAGGGGTTAAGCAGCTCGCCGATGACCGTACCCTGCTGATGGCCGGGGTCAGCCATGACCTGCGCACCCCGCTGACGCGTATTCGCCTCGCCACCGAGATGATGGGCGAAGAGGATGGCTACCTGGCGGAGTCCATCAACAAGGACATCGAAGAGTGCAACGCCATTATCGAGCAGTTCATCGACTACCTGCGCACCGGGCAGGAGATGCCGATGGAGATCGCGGAACTGAATGCGGTGCTGGGCGAAGTGGTGGCCGCCGAGAGCGGTTACGAGCGTGAGATCGAAACCGACCTGCAGCCGGGTGATATCACCGTGCGCATGCATCCTCTCTCCATCAAGCGTGCGGTGGCGAATATGGTGGTCAATGCCGCTCGCTACGGTAACGGCTGGATCAAGGTCAGCAGCGGGTCTGAACTGAACCGCGCCTGGTTCCAGGTGGAGGACGACGGTCCGGGGATCAAGCCGGAGCAGCGGAAACATCTCTTCCAGCCCTTTGTGCGTGGCGACAGCGCGCGCAGCACCAGCGGCACCGGTTTAGGCCTGGCGATTGTGCAGCGTATCGTGGATAACCATAACGGCCTGCTGGAGATTGGTACCAGCGAGCGGGGCGGGTTGAGTATCCGCGCGTGGCTGCCGGTTCCGTTTACGCGTGGGCAGGTGAAAGAGAGCTAA
- the greB gene encoding transcription elongation factor GreB has translation MKTPLITREGYENLKKEMDTLWREERPEVTKKVTWAASLGDRSENADYQYNKKRLREIDRRVRYLTKCLEHLKIVDYSPQQEGKVFFGAWVEIENDDGDLKRFRIVGYDEIFGRKDYISIDSPMARALLKKEVGDLAVVQTPAGEATWYVNAIDYVK, from the coding sequence ATGAAAACGCCCCTGATCACCCGCGAAGGGTATGAAAATCTGAAGAAAGAGATGGACACGCTGTGGCGGGAAGAGCGCCCGGAGGTGACAAAAAAAGTGACCTGGGCCGCAAGCCTGGGCGATCGCAGCGAAAACGCCGACTACCAGTACAACAAGAAACGGCTGCGCGAAATCGACCGCCGGGTGCGGTATCTGACCAAATGCCTTGAGCACCTGAAAATTGTCGATTACTCCCCGCAGCAGGAGGGCAAAGTCTTCTTCGGCGCGTGGGTGGAGATCGAAAACGACGACGGCGATCTCAAGCGCTTTCGAATTGTCGGCTACGATGAAATTTTTGGTCGTAAGGATTACATCTCCATCGACTCGCCAATGGCCCGGGCGCTGCTGAAAAAAGAGGTCGGCGATCTGGCCGTCGTGCAGACCCCCGCCGGGGAAGCGACCTGGTATGTGAACGCCATCGACTATGTGAAATAA
- the ompR gene encoding osmolarity response regulator transcription factor OmpR codes for MQENYKILVVDDDMRLRALLERYLTEQGFQVRSVANAEQMDRLLTRESFHLMVLDLMLPGEDGLSICRRLRSQSNPMPIIMVTAKGEEVDRIVGLEIGADDYIPKPFNPRELLARIRAVLRRQANELPGAPSQEEAVIAFGKFKLNLGTREMFREDEPMPLTSGEFAVLKALVSHPREPLSRDKLMNLARGREYSAMERSIDVQISRLRRMVEEDPAHPRYIQTVWGLGYVFVPDGSKA; via the coding sequence ATGCAAGAGAATTATAAGATTCTGGTGGTGGATGACGACATGCGCCTGCGCGCGCTGCTCGAGCGTTATCTGACCGAGCAGGGCTTCCAGGTTCGTAGCGTCGCCAACGCCGAACAGATGGATCGCCTGTTAACCCGCGAATCCTTCCACCTGATGGTGCTGGATCTGATGCTGCCGGGCGAAGATGGGCTCTCCATCTGCCGTCGTCTGCGCAGCCAGAGCAACCCGATGCCGATCATTATGGTGACGGCGAAAGGGGAAGAGGTTGACCGTATCGTGGGCCTCGAAATTGGCGCCGACGACTACATTCCAAAGCCGTTTAACCCGCGTGAGCTGCTTGCCCGTATCCGTGCCGTACTGCGTCGTCAGGCGAACGAACTGCCGGGTGCGCCGTCCCAGGAAGAGGCGGTGATCGCCTTCGGTAAGTTCAAGCTGAACCTCGGTACCCGCGAGATGTTTCGTGAAGATGAGCCTATGCCGCTGACCAGCGGTGAGTTCGCGGTGCTGAAAGCCTTAGTCAGCCACCCGCGCGAGCCACTCTCCCGCGATAAGCTGATGAACCTGGCCCGTGGCCGCGAATATTCCGCGATGGAGCGTTCCATCGACGTGCAGATCTCCCGCCTGCGTCGCATGGTGGAAGAGGATCCGGCGCATCCGCGCTATATCCAGACCGTCTGGGGTCTGGGCTACGTGTTTGTCCCGGACGGCTCTAAAGCATGA